The genome window AGAGCGAGTACTCGGCGACGGAAGTCCCGGACGGTGGCGCACTGTCCGTGATCAGGGTCGAGCGCGACTCCACGCAGCGCCTCTGGCGTGTGCCGCTCGGCACGGGGACAGAAGCGGTGATCCTCCCGTCGCTCAAACCGGTCGGCTACCACGCCTGGGCCGATCCGTTTCGCCTCGCGCTCTTCGTGCTCGGAGCCCCGCCCGTCCTTGTCCTCGCGGATGTGCGCACCGGGCGCGCCGACACCCTCATGGTCAACATCGGGCGTTCGCTGCACCGCATCCCGGGCGGATCGCACGTCTCCGTCGTGAGCAAGGCGTACGAGGAGAACTGGTACATCATGGATCTCGATGTCGACACGAGGGCGATGCGTCCCGTGGCCAAGCTCCCCAACGGAACCGAGGACTATGCCTGGCTCCCTGACGGGCGCCTGATTGCCGGGAGCGGCAGCAAGCTCTTCGTCGCCGACCCGTCCCGCGCGGCCGAGTGGGTCGAGGTGGCCGATCTCGGGTCGGGCGGGGTCACGGGCATCACGCGTCTCGCGGTCTCGCCCGCGGGAGACCGAGTCGCGATCGTCGCCATTCCGGCGACGCGGTAGTCGCGAGCACCGGTAGCCGAACGGGCCGCGCACTCGCCGTGCGCGGCCCGTCGCTCACCTCAAGTCACCGCCGGAGGTCAGCTCCAGGACGCCAGCTTCCGGAAGCACGACTTGGGGACCACCTGCACGCCGCGACGGGCCAGGGCTTCGTATCGCGCGAGCTTCTCCGGGTAGCGGGCGATCGCGCAACGTTCGTAGCCGAGCGACGAGAAGAAGCCGTCGGCGAGCGTCACGGCAAAGAGCTCGTCGATGTCGCGCCGCCTCGCGCTCGCCTCGACCCCGCGCACCACCATGCTGCCCAGCCCCTGTCCCTGTGCCTCGGGCGAGACGACGACCGAACTGACTTCCGCCAGCGACGGTGAGTACTCGAGCAGCGCGGCGCAGGCGAGCACGCGACCGTTGCGGTCGGTGACCACGACGTAGTCGTCGATGGCGGCGGCGATTTCGTCGGCGCTCCGGGGGAGAACCAGTCCGGCCTCGGCGTGATGGGCCACGAGCTCGTGAATCTCCGTGGCATCGGCATCGAGCGCGCCACGCACTACGTGCGTCGCGCTCAGGTGCGGGCGCGGCGAACGGATTGGGGGCGCGGTACGGCGGCGGGGCGCCATCTTATGCATGATCAATGCATAAATACCCATCACCTTGCGCGCAAGGCCCCGCGCGCGAACCGCGACTTACCGGGGCGGGAGTTCGATGACCAGCTTGCCGGCCGTGTCGTTCGATTCGAGGCGAGCATGCGCCTCGGCGATGCGGGCGATCGGGTAGACCTCATCGATCGTCGGAATGAGCGACCCGTTCGCCACGCGCGGGACGATCTCCGACGCGAAGACCTCGGCGACGGCGATCCGTTCGGCGAGTGATCGGGAACGCATCACCGTCCCCTGGATCGTGAGGCGCTTGAACAGCGCCTGCCGCACGTCGAATCGCGCATCGCTCCCGCCGACCGCGCCGATGAGGAGGAGGCGCGCCCGATACGCCGCGGCGTCGACGCTGGCCCCCACGTAGCTCCCCCCGACGAGGTCGACCACGACGTCGGCGCCGTGATTCTCGCTCCACGCCTTCACGGCGGCGACGAGGGGGGCGGGCCCGTCGGGAAGGGCGATCCCGTCCTCCATGCCTAACGATCGGGCGACGGTGAGCTTGTCGGCGCGTCGCGAGGTGCCGAAGGCGCGCCCCCCCCAGGCGCGCGCCACCTGCACGGCGGCGAGTCCCACGCCGCTCGCCACGGCATGCACGAGCACGCGATCGCCCGCCCGCATCGCCCCCTGCGTGATCATTGCATCGTATGCGGTGAGGAAGGCCTCGGGGATCGCGGCCGCCTCGTGCCAGGTGAGCGTGTCGGGAATCCGGGCGATGGTCGCCTCGTGCACCACCACGTACTCCGCATGCGCGCCGCCTCCCACCAGCCCGAACACACGATCGCCGGCGTGCCAGCGTCGGGCATCGCTCCCCGTCGCGGCCACCTGACCGGCGAATTCGAGTCCTGGAATGTCAGCGGGCCACCCCGGCGGGGCGGGGTAGCGGCCCAGGCGCTGCGCGAGATCTGCCCGATTGAGCGACGAGGCGTGCACGCGCACGAGCACCTCGTCGGGCCCCGGAGCCGGGGTGGGGACGTCGCGAATCTCGAGGACGTCTGGGGGGCCGAAG of Gemmatimonadota bacterium contains these proteins:
- a CDS encoding PD40 domain-containing protein, whose product is MSRLPSALAAGRVPLVAAAAAVVAVSMAPTPARAQGNTDVFLASLVLRPGAVQVTALRNVTAREGYDNQPAFSRDGRTLYFTSTREDAQADIYAYALADGTMSRVTRTAPESEYSATEVPDGGALSVIRVERDSTQRLWRVPLGTGTEAVILPSLKPVGYHAWADPFRLALFVLGAPPVLVLADVRTGRADTLMVNIGRSLHRIPGGSHVSVVSKAYEENWYIMDLDVDTRAMRPVAKLPNGTEDYAWLPDGRLIAGSGSKLFVADPSRAAEWVEVADLGSGGVTGITRLAVSPAGDRVAIVAIPATR
- a CDS encoding GNAT family N-acetyltransferase; amino-acid sequence: MRGALDADATEIHELVAHHAEAGLVLPRSADEIAAAIDDYVVVTDRNGRVLACAALLEYSPSLAEVSSVVVSPEAQGQGLGSMVVRGVEASARRRDIDELFAVTLADGFFSSLGYERCAIARYPEKLARYEALARRGVQVVPKSCFRKLASWS
- a CDS encoding NAD(P)H-quinone oxidoreductase translates to MLAAVISRFGPPDVLEIRDVPTPAPGPDEVLVRVHASSLNRADLAQRLGRYPAPPGWPADIPGLEFAGQVAATGSDARRWHAGDRVFGLVGGGAHAEYVVVHEATIARIPDTLTWHEAAAIPEAFLTAYDAMITQGAMRAGDRVLVHAVASGVGLAAVQVARAWGGRAFGTSRRADKLTVARSLGMEDGIALPDGPAPLVAAVKAWSENHGADVVVDLVGGSYVGASVDAAAYRARLLLIGAVGGSDARFDVRQALFKRLTIQGTVMRSRSLAERIAVAEVFASEIVPRVANGSLIPTIDEVYPIARIAEAHARLESNDTAGKLVIELPPR